The Mesorhizobium koreense genome includes a window with the following:
- the pepN gene encoding aminopeptidase N: MRSDTGQVFRLEDYRPSDYLIPLTHLDFDLSPEATLVTAELTFERRAGVADTAPVVLDGDGLELVGLAIDGKPAKPGDFEATPDLLTVKPPRAKRFVLTIGTRLSPQTNTQLMGLYRSNGVYCTQCEAEGFRRITYFLDRPDILSIYSVRMEAPKKDAPLLLSNGNPGAHGDLDGERHYAEWNDPFPKPSYLFALVAGDLGSIRSHFVTKSGRRVELGIFVEHGKEARAVYAMDALKRSMCWDEEKFGREYDLDVFNIVAVSDFNMGAMENKGLNVFNDKYVLADEETATDADYANIEAVIAHEYFHNWTGNRITCRDWFQLCLKEGLTVFRDHEFSADQRSRAVKRIAEVRTLRAHQFPEDQGPLAHPVRPRRYREINNFYTATVYEKGSEVVRMVSTILGEDAFRRGMDLYFERHDGEAATVEDFLKVFEDVSGQDLSQFSLWYNQAGTPNLTVKTSHDPASAELILDIEQSVPPTPNESRKRLMHIPLAFGLVGSNGHDAAYTSAEGATVENGVIHIRKRRHQVRFGGFPQRPVVSLNRGFSAPITLSVQQRSEDRIFLARHDDDLYSRWQALNTLFTDALIAASRQKRGGKTPKFNAGTIALAGAIAEDETLEPAYRALALALPGEADIAREIGSNIDPDAIFEAREALVSAIAAANGETFAELYEKLSDKAPFSPDAANAGRRALRNVLLDYLSAGGDPTRAADQYRTATNMTDRAGALTVLAHRHGGSKVSTAALTAFEKHYGPDPLVMDKWFMIQATVPGPETVESVAALMEHKRFSIANPNRVRALVGTFAIANQTGFNRRDGAGYRLFGETVLKVEKRNPQVAARLATALRSWRSFEPERQEQARIVLAGIASTPGLSADLRDIVERTLA; encoded by the coding sequence ATGCGTTCGGATACAGGCCAGGTCTTCCGCCTGGAGGATTACCGCCCCAGCGACTATCTCATCCCGCTGACGCATCTCGATTTCGACCTGTCGCCAGAAGCGACATTGGTCACCGCGGAACTGACGTTCGAACGCCGCGCCGGCGTTGCCGACACGGCGCCTGTCGTGCTCGACGGCGATGGGCTGGAACTCGTCGGTCTCGCCATCGACGGCAAGCCGGCAAAGCCCGGTGATTTCGAGGCGACGCCCGACCTCCTGACCGTCAAGCCGCCGCGCGCCAAGCGTTTCGTGCTGACGATCGGGACGCGCCTCTCCCCTCAGACCAACACCCAGCTCATGGGGCTTTACCGCTCGAACGGCGTCTATTGCACGCAATGCGAGGCGGAAGGGTTCCGCCGCATCACCTATTTCCTGGACCGCCCGGACATATTGTCGATCTATAGCGTACGCATGGAGGCGCCGAAGAAGGATGCGCCGCTGCTCCTCTCGAACGGCAATCCCGGCGCGCATGGCGACCTCGACGGCGAACGCCATTACGCCGAATGGAACGACCCCTTTCCCAAACCCTCCTATCTTTTCGCGCTTGTTGCCGGCGACCTCGGATCGATAAGGAGCCATTTCGTCACCAAATCGGGCCGCAGGGTCGAACTCGGCATATTTGTCGAGCACGGTAAGGAAGCGCGTGCGGTCTATGCGATGGACGCGCTCAAGCGCTCCATGTGCTGGGACGAAGAGAAATTCGGCCGCGAATACGATCTCGACGTGTTCAACATCGTGGCCGTCTCCGATTTCAACATGGGGGCGATGGAGAACAAAGGGCTGAACGTCTTCAACGATAAATACGTGCTCGCCGACGAGGAAACTGCCACCGACGCCGACTACGCCAATATCGAGGCGGTGATCGCGCACGAATATTTCCACAATTGGACCGGCAACAGAATCACTTGCCGGGATTGGTTCCAGCTCTGCCTGAAGGAGGGGCTGACCGTCTTCCGCGACCATGAATTCTCCGCCGACCAGCGCTCGCGCGCGGTGAAGCGCATCGCCGAGGTCAGGACACTGCGCGCGCACCAGTTTCCCGAGGACCAGGGGCCGCTCGCGCATCCTGTGAGGCCTCGGCGCTATCGCGAGATCAACAATTTCTATACGGCGACCGTCTACGAGAAGGGTTCCGAAGTCGTACGCATGGTCAGTACGATCCTCGGCGAAGACGCGTTCCGGCGCGGCATGGATCTCTATTTCGAGCGGCATGACGGCGAGGCGGCGACCGTCGAGGACTTCCTGAAGGTCTTCGAGGACGTTTCCGGGCAGGATCTGTCGCAATTCTCGCTCTGGTACAATCAGGCGGGAACGCCGAATCTGACGGTGAAGACCTCGCACGACCCGGCGTCCGCCGAACTTATCCTCGATATCGAGCAATCGGTGCCGCCGACGCCGAACGAAAGCCGCAAGCGCCTGATGCACATTCCGCTGGCCTTCGGGCTGGTCGGCAGCAACGGCCACGACGCTGCCTATACTTCGGCCGAAGGCGCAACTGTCGAAAACGGCGTCATCCATATCCGCAAGCGTCGCCACCAAGTCCGCTTCGGCGGATTTCCGCAGCGGCCGGTGGTCTCGCTCAACCGGGGCTTTTCGGCGCCGATCACACTATCGGTGCAGCAGAGGAGCGAGGACAGAATATTCCTCGCCCGCCACGACGACGACCTCTATTCTCGCTGGCAGGCATTGAACACGCTCTTCACCGATGCACTGATCGCCGCTTCCCGTCAGAAACGCGGCGGCAAGACGCCGAAATTCAACGCCGGCACGATAGCGCTTGCGGGTGCCATCGCCGAGGACGAGACGCTGGAACCGGCCTATCGCGCGCTGGCGTTAGCCCTCCCGGGCGAGGCGGACATCGCACGCGAAATCGGCAGTAACATCGACCCCGACGCGATCTTCGAGGCGCGCGAAGCGCTGGTCTCGGCGATCGCCGCCGCCAATGGCGAAACTTTCGCTGAGCTGTACGAGAAGCTTTCGGACAAGGCGCCGTTCAGCCCCGACGCGGCGAACGCCGGCAGGCGCGCCTTGCGCAACGTGCTGCTCGATTATCTTTCGGCCGGAGGCGACCCGACGCGCGCCGCCGATCAATACAGGACCGCCACCAACATGACCGACCGCGCGGGAGCGCTGACGGTGCTAGCGCACCGGCATGGGGGCTCGAAAGTGTCGACCGCGGCACTTACCGCTTTCGAGAAGCACTACGGCCCGGATCCGCTGGTGATGGACAAATGGTTCATGATCCAGGCAACCGTCCCCGGCCCCGAGACCGTCGAGAGCGTGGCAGCGCTGATGGAGCACAAGCGTTTCTCCATCGCCAATCCCAATCGCGTACGGGCTCTGGTCGGCACCTTCGCCATCGCCAACCAGACTGGCTTCAATCGCCGCGACGGCGCCGGCTACCGGCTGTTCGGCGAAACGGTGCTGAAGGTGGAAAAGCGCAACCCGCAGGTAGCGGCAAGGCTTGCCACCGCGCTCAGGTCATGGCGTTCCTTCGAGCCGGAAAGGCAGGAGCAGGCCCGCATCGTGCTGGCAGGCATCGCCTCGACGCCTGGCCTTTCAGCGGATTTGCGCGATATCGTCGAGCGGACGCTGGCGTAA
- a CDS encoding PAS domain-containing sensor histidine kinase translates to MAKADAWGAPGGAFFAKRTGRRTTGLGLAGNARMIAAPAYRRLLAAEPILRRAIPAMIVLFLIIIAATRIVALMNTHEDVERSVKSTLALAANQLSAATFLKNRKDGHLHDQDLVRQTSELGAFGDGYVVALTDPDFRITAVTTSAEQWSGKSLRALVHGGQPLFLFGERAGVMKVRIGGAEWYAAMNRLDDGKGSAAVLVPVRTVFAEWRRSVTLNVTLYVLTTAILLMILYTYFSQVARAESADAIYLQAHQRIDLALVRGRCGLWDWDMARGRMYWSRSMYDMLGYKPCEAMLSFGEVAQIIHEDDGDLFTIANRIVSRETDHIDQVFRMRHADGRWVWMRARAQVTDPDAPELHLIGIAVDVTEQLHLARQTEVADQRLRTAIENITESFVLWDAAGRLVMCNTKFQQDAGLSDRDVMPGTSRADIEARMKPLLAERRLASGMRGAITFERHLADGRWLQVNELTTRDGGTVSVGSDITLLKQHQEKLVDSERRQMATIHDLSVARKAEEERAGELAELNRRYLKETERAEAANRAKSEFLANMSHELRTPLNAIIGFSELMQQSLFGPLGSERYEEYVKDIHGAGGYLLGVINDILDMSKIEAGQFSIDREQIDLGPLITETVKVISLQAAQKSIRVETRIADSMTLFADRRAIKQITINLLSNAVKFTGEGGRILVRARKAYGAMVVTIEDNGCGIPREALKKLGRPFEQVQNQFSKSHAGSGLGLAISRSLAELHGGALKIRSTDGVGTIVSIRIPERKPPIRQAA, encoded by the coding sequence ATGGCAAAGGCGGACGCGTGGGGCGCGCCCGGGGGTGCCTTTTTTGCCAAGCGAACAGGCCGAAGAACGACCGGCCTGGGGCTAGCAGGAAATGCTCGAATGATCGCTGCTCCGGCTTATCGGCGCCTGCTGGCCGCCGAGCCCATTCTGCGCCGCGCCATTCCGGCGATGATCGTCCTGTTCCTCATCATTATCGCAGCCACCCGTATAGTCGCGTTGATGAATACGCATGAGGATGTCGAGCGTAGCGTGAAGTCGACGCTCGCGCTTGCCGCCAATCAGCTTTCCGCCGCTACTTTCCTCAAGAACCGGAAGGACGGCCATCTGCATGATCAAGACCTCGTCCGCCAGACGAGTGAGTTAGGCGCTTTCGGCGACGGCTATGTCGTTGCCCTGACCGACCCTGACTTCCGCATCACCGCCGTGACGACATCCGCCGAACAATGGTCCGGCAAATCGCTGCGCGCTCTTGTCCATGGCGGCCAACCGCTTTTCCTGTTCGGAGAAAGGGCCGGCGTCATGAAGGTCCGGATCGGCGGTGCGGAATGGTACGCGGCGATGAACCGGCTCGACGACGGCAAGGGCTCGGCGGCGGTTCTGGTTCCGGTCAGGACCGTCTTCGCCGAATGGCGACGGAGCGTGACGCTGAACGTGACGCTCTATGTGCTGACCACCGCCATCCTCCTCATGATCCTCTACACTTATTTCAGCCAAGTGGCGCGGGCCGAATCGGCCGACGCGATCTATCTGCAGGCGCATCAGCGCATCGACCTGGCGCTGGTGCGTGGCCGCTGCGGCCTGTGGGATTGGGACATGGCGCGTGGGCGGATGTACTGGTCGCGCTCCATGTACGACATGCTGGGCTACAAGCCGTGCGAAGCGATGCTCTCCTTCGGCGAGGTGGCCCAGATCATCCACGAGGACGACGGTGACCTCTTCACTATCGCCAACCGGATCGTGTCGCGCGAGACCGATCATATCGACCAGGTCTTTCGCATGCGCCACGCGGACGGGCGATGGGTCTGGATGCGCGCCCGCGCCCAGGTCACCGACCCCGATGCACCGGAACTGCACCTGATCGGCATCGCGGTCGACGTTACCGAGCAATTGCATCTGGCGCGGCAGACGGAAGTGGCCGATCAGCGGCTACGCACCGCGATCGAGAACATCACTGAATCCTTCGTGTTGTGGGACGCTGCCGGGCGGCTCGTCATGTGCAACACGAAGTTCCAGCAGGACGCGGGCCTCTCCGATCGGGACGTCATGCCAGGCACTTCGCGGGCAGATATCGAAGCGCGGATGAAGCCTCTCCTCGCCGAGCGGCGGCTGGCGAGCGGCATGCGCGGCGCCATCACATTCGAAAGGCATCTCGCGGACGGGCGCTGGCTGCAGGTGAATGAACTGACGACGCGCGACGGCGGCACGGTCTCGGTCGGCAGCGACATCACGCTTCTCAAGCAGCATCAGGAAAAGCTGGTCGACAGCGAGCGGCGGCAGATGGCGACCATCCATGACCTCAGCGTTGCCCGCAAGGCCGAGGAGGAGCGCGCCGGGGAACTCGCCGAACTCAACCGCCGCTATCTCAAGGAAACCGAACGAGCCGAAGCAGCGAACCGGGCCAAGTCCGAATTCCTCGCCAACATGTCACACGAATTGAGGACCCCGCTCAACGCCATCATCGGCTTTTCGGAACTTATGCAGCAGAGCCTGTTCGGACCCCTCGGCTCCGAGCGCTACGAGGAGTACGTCAAGGATATCCATGGCGCCGGCGGCTATCTTCTCGGTGTCATCAACGACATCCTCGACATGTCGAAGATCGAGGCCGGCCAGTTCTCCATCGACCGCGAGCAGATCGACCTTGGCCCGCTTATTACCGAGACCGTGAAGGTGATCTCGCTGCAGGCGGCGCAGAAGTCTATCAGGGTGGAGACACGGATCGCGGATTCCATGACGCTTTTCGCCGATCGTCGCGCCATCAAGCAGATCACGATCAATCTCTTGTCGAACGCGGTGAAGTTCACCGGCGAAGGCGGCCGCATCCTGGTGCGCGCCCGCAAGGCCTATGGCGCCATGGTTGTCACCATCGAGGATAACGGCTGCGGCATCCCGCGCGAGGCGCTGAAGAAGCTCGGCCGGCCTTTCGAGCAGGTGCAGAACCAGTTTTCCAAGAGCCATGCCGGCTCCGGGCTCGGCCTCGCAATCTCACGCTCGCTGGCGGAACTGCATGGCGGTGCGCTGAAGATCCGCTCGACCGATGGTGTCGGTACGATCGTCTCCATCCGCATTCCGGAGCGGAAGCCGCCCATCCGGCAGGCCGCGTAA
- a CDS encoding EF-hand domain-containing protein → MRKSTRLALGFAALAGAIATAAYAADGPKNWGMNGMRGNMHKADADKSGDITFDEFSAAMKGRIDTADANHDGKVTVEELAAQLEKARYERMAKRMIARFDTNGDGELTQDEVEGRQKKLFALLDKNDDGKIEKSEMRGMGGWHHRGGWRHHQGGGQGHDGPNGGDVE, encoded by the coding sequence ATGAGGAAATCCACTAGACTGGCACTCGGTTTCGCCGCCCTTGCGGGCGCCATCGCCACCGCTGCCTATGCGGCGGACGGCCCCAAAAACTGGGGAATGAACGGCATGCGTGGCAACATGCACAAGGCGGATGCCGACAAGAGCGGCGATATCACCTTCGACGAGTTCTCCGCGGCGATGAAGGGCCGCATCGACACCGCCGACGCCAACCATGACGGCAAGGTCACGGTCGAGGAACTCGCAGCCCAGCTCGAGAAGGCCCGCTACGAGCGCATGGCCAAGCGCATGATCGCCCGTTTCGACACGAACGGCGACGGCGAACTGACCCAGGACGAGGTCGAGGGCCGGCAGAAGAAGCTCTTCGCTCTCCTCGACAAGAACGACGATGGCAAGATCGAAAAGAGCGAAATGCGCGGCATGGGCGGTTGGCACCATCGCGGCGGCTGGCGCCATCATCAGGGCGGCGGCCAGGGGCATGATGGCCCCAACGGCGGCGACGTCGAATAA
- a CDS encoding bifunctional [glutamine synthetase] adenylyltransferase/[glutamine synthetase]-adenylyl-L-tyrosine phosphorylase yields the protein MGKKAASLDGEGWFGVPVRPLVPLDRTSAEEEIAAFADAAREGGFRRLAALLSAPGPLKNFLAAAFDLSFFLRDCARRRPEMLDRLFDEPLDHRLRSLAEEIKQVPFGPDVTEQSLMASLRRLKTEAHFLIALADLAGAGAEGTVRRLSALAEACVGTAVDFLLREAHRQEKLKLPDPEKPAEGSGWIVLGMGKLGASELNFSSDIDLIVFFDPHAPAIIDPLEAGDLFARLTRRLVRILQDRTGDGYVFRTDLRLRPDPGSTPLAISVPAALHYYESRGQNWERAAMIKARPVAGDMKAGEAFLKELQPYIWRKYLDYAAIADVHSIKRQIHAHKGHGEIAVAGHNVKLGRGGIREIEFFVQTQQLIAGGRFPELRGRETVPMLAVLAARGWITAEARDALVRQYWFLRDVEHAIQMVADEQTHTLPEDDEGLERIAHMLGFADREAFADAFRQSLQQVEGHYAALFETAPQLSAGIGNLVFTGDVDDPDTLRTLSGLGFERPSDICRTIRGWHFGRYRATQSAEARERLTELTPALLQAFGETRRADEALMRFDCFLAGLPSGIQLFSLLQSNPTLLKQLATVMGAAPRLAAIITRRTHVFDGLLDPGLLNELPNRSYLAARLSALLEGTRQYEDTLDRLRIFADEQKFLIGVRLLTGAIDANRAGMAFSDLADLTIGAALDSVIEEFAVRHGKVSGGAVAILGMGKLGSRELTAGSDVDLILLYDHDKDAEESDGEKPLAPSHYYARLTQRLIAAVSAPTAQGVLYELDLRLRPSGNKGPVATHIESFVKYQREQAWTWEHMALTRARGVAGDAEFLARVEREVEEVVSQPRDTAKLAKDALKMRALIEEEKPPRDIWDLKLIPGGLIDLEFIAQVATLSGKITGESRPTGTAETLSRLSPDFADSQIVQELFSSHSLYSTLTQIIRLCLTGPLDPDDIPPGLVDLLLRNTDLPELGVLEAHIKETSRQVRKDFELLLRGKRT from the coding sequence ATGGGGAAGAAAGCGGCGTCCCTCGATGGCGAGGGCTGGTTCGGCGTGCCCGTCAGGCCGCTCGTTCCGCTGGACAGGACTTCGGCGGAAGAGGAGATCGCCGCGTTTGCGGATGCCGCCCGTGAGGGCGGCTTTCGTCGGCTTGCCGCGCTTCTTTCCGCGCCGGGTCCGTTAAAGAACTTTCTGGCTGCCGCCTTCGATCTTTCCTTTTTCCTGCGCGATTGCGCTCGCCGCAGGCCCGAAATGCTGGATCGGCTTTTCGATGAGCCGCTCGATCACCGGCTTCGCTCCCTCGCCGAAGAGATCAAGCAGGTGCCTTTCGGCCCTGACGTGACGGAGCAATCGCTGATGGCGTCGCTGCGCCGGCTGAAGACCGAGGCGCATTTCCTGATCGCACTTGCCGATCTTGCCGGGGCAGGCGCCGAGGGAACGGTTCGGCGGCTGAGCGCGCTTGCCGAGGCTTGTGTCGGTACAGCGGTGGATTTCCTCCTGCGGGAAGCCCACCGGCAGGAGAAGCTGAAACTCCCCGATCCGGAAAAGCCTGCCGAAGGCTCGGGCTGGATCGTGCTCGGCATGGGCAAGCTCGGTGCCTCGGAGCTCAATTTCTCCTCCGATATCGACCTTATCGTCTTCTTCGACCCGCACGCACCAGCCATCATCGACCCGCTCGAGGCGGGAGACCTCTTCGCCCGGCTGACGCGGCGACTGGTGCGCATTCTGCAGGACCGTACCGGCGACGGCTATGTCTTCCGCACGGATCTGAGACTGAGGCCAGACCCCGGTTCGACGCCGCTTGCCATATCGGTTCCCGCCGCGCTGCATTATTACGAAAGCCGCGGCCAGAACTGGGAGCGCGCAGCCATGATCAAGGCGCGGCCCGTCGCCGGCGACATGAAGGCTGGCGAGGCCTTCCTGAAGGAATTGCAGCCCTATATCTGGCGCAAATATCTCGATTATGCGGCTATCGCCGACGTCCATTCCATCAAGCGCCAGATCCACGCCCACAAGGGCCATGGCGAGATCGCGGTGGCGGGGCATAACGTGAAGCTCGGGCGCGGTGGCATTCGCGAGATCGAGTTCTTCGTCCAGACGCAGCAATTGATCGCCGGCGGCCGCTTTCCGGAACTGCGCGGTCGCGAGACGGTACCGATGCTCGCCGTGCTTGCCGCGCGCGGGTGGATCACGGCCGAGGCGCGCGACGCTCTGGTGCGGCAATACTGGTTCCTGCGCGATGTCGAGCATGCGATCCAGATGGTCGCTGACGAGCAGACGCATACGCTACCTGAGGACGACGAGGGGCTCGAGCGTATTGCACACATGCTGGGCTTTGCCGATCGTGAGGCATTCGCGGACGCTTTCCGGCAGTCGCTCCAGCAGGTGGAGGGACACTACGCGGCGCTCTTCGAGACCGCGCCGCAGCTTTCCGCCGGTATCGGCAATCTCGTCTTCACCGGCGATGTCGACGACCCCGATACGCTTCGGACCCTTTCCGGCTTGGGCTTCGAGCGCCCGAGCGATATCTGCCGCACCATACGCGGTTGGCATTTCGGGCGATACCGCGCGACGCAGTCGGCCGAGGCGCGCGAGCGGCTGACCGAACTGACGCCGGCACTGCTCCAGGCTTTCGGCGAGACACGCCGGGCCGACGAGGCGCTGATGCGGTTCGACTGCTTTCTCGCCGGCCTGCCATCGGGCATCCAGCTTTTCTCGTTGCTGCAATCCAATCCTACGCTCTTGAAGCAACTGGCGACGGTCATGGGCGCGGCTCCGCGCCTCGCCGCCATCATCACTCGTCGCACACATGTCTTCGATGGCCTTCTCGACCCCGGTCTCCTGAACGAGCTCCCGAACCGCTCCTATCTCGCTGCCCGGCTTTCGGCCCTGCTGGAGGGAACCCGGCAATACGAGGACACGCTCGACAGGCTGCGTATCTTCGCCGACGAGCAGAAATTCCTCATCGGCGTTCGGCTTTTAACCGGCGCCATAGATGCGAACCGTGCCGGCATGGCCTTTTCGGATCTCGCCGACTTGACGATCGGCGCGGCGCTCGACTCCGTTATCGAGGAATTCGCCGTCCGCCACGGTAAGGTATCGGGTGGCGCGGTCGCAATCCTTGGAATGGGTAAGCTCGGCAGTCGGGAACTGACGGCCGGGTCCGACGTGGATCTCATCCTGCTCTACGACCACGACAAGGACGCGGAAGAGTCGGACGGCGAAAAGCCTTTGGCGCCATCGCATTATTACGCCCGGTTGACTCAACGCCTCATCGCCGCCGTGTCGGCACCCACGGCGCAGGGAGTGCTCTACGAACTCGATTTGCGCTTGCGTCCTTCCGGCAACAAGGGACCGGTCGCGACCCATATCGAATCCTTCGTCAAATATCAGCGCGAACAGGCGTGGACCTGGGAACATATGGCGTTGACGCGGGCGCGCGGCGTTGCCGGCGACGCGGAATTCCTGGCCCGCGTCGAGCGCGAGGTAGAGGAGGTTGTCTCGCAGCCGCGCGATACGGCGAAACTCGCGAAAGACGCCCTGAAGATGCGCGCCCTGATCGAGGAGGAGAAGCCGCCGCGCGATATCTGGGACCTGAAGCTCATTCCCGGCGGCCTGATCGATCTTGAGTTCATCGCGCAGGTAGCGACGCTCTCGGGCAAGATCACGGGAGAAAGCCGCCCGACCGGAACGGCCGAGACACTCTCACGGTTGTCGCCCGATTTTGCGGACTCGCAGATCGTTCAGGAACTGTTCAGCTCGCATTCGCTCTACTCGACCCTGACACAGATCATCAGGCTGTGCCTGACCGGTCCGCTCGATCCGGACGACATTCCGCCGGGGCTTGTCGATTTGCTCCTTAGGAATACCGACCTGCCGGAACTTGGCGTGCTGGAGGCGCATATCAAGGAGACGTCGCGGCAGGTTCGCAAGGATTTCGAACTGCTGCTTCGTGGGAAGCGCACATAG
- a CDS encoding sensor histidine kinase, whose product MAALHAIMKTTAARLSALYLILFAICAILLVFYMTSLSVHMLEAQTRDTINEDVQRLAAGYERGGLQLLVRVIEQRSRQPGANLYLIADPNGRILSGNVESLDPGVLSTNGWTERPFSYVRYGEGAGERANQPNTGRVTEHRAIAVVLRLPNQLILLVGRDLGEPERFRLVVRRSLMFALGTMGLGALLIWYFVGRRALKRIDNISAASRRIMGGDLSGRLPVIGAGDEFDRLAENLNMMLGRIAELNEGLKQVSDNIAHDLKTPLTRLRNRAEAALAGKRSSAEYREAIESSIAESDQLIRTFNAILMISRLEAGYSAESTVPIDLDTILHDVVELYEPVAEEMGVGLESGADGKHRIVGNRELIGQALSNIVDNAIKYSAGSSEKPVVTVKAESTDSEIRLTVTDNGPGIPEDDHARATERFVRLEQSRSRPGSGLGLSLAKAVMKFHGGRLDLSSVHPGLRVSMAFPASKEAN is encoded by the coding sequence ATGGCGGCGCTGCACGCCATCATGAAGACGACGGCGGCGCGGCTTTCGGCGCTCTACCTGATCCTTTTCGCGATCTGCGCAATATTGCTCGTCTTCTACATGACTTCGCTTTCGGTGCACATGCTGGAGGCGCAGACACGCGACACGATCAACGAGGACGTGCAGCGTCTCGCCGCCGGCTACGAGCGCGGCGGCCTTCAGCTTCTCGTCCGCGTGATCGAGCAGCGCTCGCGGCAGCCCGGTGCCAATCTCTACCTGATCGCCGACCCGAACGGCCGCATCCTTTCGGGCAATGTCGAAAGTCTCGATCCGGGCGTGCTTTCCACCAATGGATGGACCGAGCGGCCGTTCTCCTACGTTCGTTACGGCGAGGGAGCGGGTGAGCGGGCGAACCAGCCCAATACGGGGCGGGTGACGGAGCACCGCGCGATCGCGGTGGTCCTGCGGCTCCCCAATCAACTCATCCTGCTCGTCGGTCGCGATCTGGGGGAACCCGAGCGCTTCCGCCTCGTCGTGCGCCGTTCGCTCATGTTCGCGCTCGGTACGATGGGGCTGGGCGCGCTGCTCATCTGGTATTTCGTCGGCCGCCGCGCGCTGAAGCGCATAGACAACATTTCCGCGGCCAGCCGGCGCATTATGGGCGGCGACCTCAGTGGCCGACTGCCGGTGATCGGGGCAGGGGACGAATTCGACCGTCTTGCCGAAAACCTCAACATGATGCTCGGGCGCATCGCCGAGCTGAACGAGGGTCTGAAACAGGTCTCGGACAATATCGCGCACGATCTGAAGACGCCGCTGACACGGTTGCGCAACCGTGCGGAGGCGGCGTTGGCCGGAAAGCGCAGCTCAGCCGAGTATCGCGAGGCGATTGAAAGTTCTATCGCGGAATCCGACCAGCTCATCCGTACCTTCAATGCGATCCTCATGATCTCACGCCTGGAGGCGGGCTATTCAGCCGAATCGACGGTGCCGATCGATCTCGATACCATCCTTCACGATGTGGTCGAGCTTTACGAACCGGTGGCGGAGGAGATGGGAGTGGGTCTGGAATCCGGAGCGGACGGCAAGCATAGGATCGTGGGAAACCGCGAACTGATCGGGCAGGCACTCTCGAACATCGTGGATAACGCTATCAAATATTCGGCCGGCTCGTCCGAGAAACCGGTGGTGACGGTGAAGGCGGAAAGCACCGACAGCGAGATCCGCCTGACCGTGACCGATAATGGCCCCGGCATACCTGAAGACGACCACGCCCGGGCGACCGAGCGCTTCGTGCGGCTTGAGCAGAGTCGGTCCAGGCCAGGCTCCGGACTCGGGTTGAGCCTTGCCAAGGCGGTCATGAAATTCCACGGTGGGCGGCTCGACCTTTCTTCCGTGCATCCGGGACTGAGGGTCTCGATGGCGTTTCCGGCAAGCAAGGAAGCGAATTGA